The following proteins are encoded in a genomic region of Portunus trituberculatus isolate SZX2019 chromosome 13, ASM1759143v1, whole genome shotgun sequence:
- the LOC123503215 gene encoding putative gamma-glutamylcyclotransferase CG2811 isoform X2, which produces MASCYLVFVYGTLRQGRPNHYRLLEAASGFARYLGLATTCEKYPLVIASRYNIPYLLAAPGYGKCVLGEVYEVDDKMLELLDRLEDHPKYYERKMKKVKLQESGKELECWVYLLHKYKPFMMELPFLNDYIAAADDPEKQYIAREDDISDPDDI; this is translated from the exons ATGGCCTCCTGCTATCTTGTGTTTGTATATGGCACTCTGAGGCAGGGCAGACCAAATCACTACAGACTGCTGGAGGCTGCCAGTGGTTTTGCACGGTACCTGGGCCTGGCCACCACCTGTGAGAAATATCCACTTGTCATTGCCTCCAGGTATAACATTCCTTACCTGCTTGCTGCTCCTGGGTATGGAAAG TGTGTGCTTGGTGAGGTGTATGAGGTAGATGACAAGATGCTGGAGTTGCTTGACCGGTTGGAAGATCATCCCAAATATTATGAGAGGAAG ATGAAGAAGGTCAAACTGCAGGAGTCTGGGAAAGAATTGGAGTGCTGGGTGTATCTGCTTCACAAGTACAAGCCTTTCATGATGGAGCTGCCCTTCTTGAACGACTACATTGCAGCAGCTGATGACCCAGAGAAGCAGTACATTGCCCG tgaagaTGATATCTCGGATCCAGATGATATATAA
- the LOC123503215 gene encoding putative gamma-glutamylcyclotransferase CG2811 isoform X1, translating into MASCYLVFVYGTLRQGRPNHYRLLEAASGFARYLGLATTCEKYPLVIASRYNIPYLLAAPGYGKCVLGEVYEVDDKMLELLDRLEDHPKYYERKMKKVKLQESGKELECWVYLLHKYKPFMMELPFLNDYIAAADDPEKQYIARYLRKEGDDYWLDVKMDEVTA; encoded by the exons ATGGCCTCCTGCTATCTTGTGTTTGTATATGGCACTCTGAGGCAGGGCAGACCAAATCACTACAGACTGCTGGAGGCTGCCAGTGGTTTTGCACGGTACCTGGGCCTGGCCACCACCTGTGAGAAATATCCACTTGTCATTGCCTCCAGGTATAACATTCCTTACCTGCTTGCTGCTCCTGGGTATGGAAAG TGTGTGCTTGGTGAGGTGTATGAGGTAGATGACAAGATGCTGGAGTTGCTTGACCGGTTGGAAGATCATCCCAAATATTATGAGAGGAAG ATGAAGAAGGTCAAACTGCAGGAGTCTGGGAAAGAATTGGAGTGCTGGGTGTATCTGCTTCACAAGTACAAGCCTTTCATGATGGAGCTGCCCTTCTTGAACGACTACATTGCAGCAGCTGATGACCCAGAGAAGCAGTACATTGCCCGGTACTTAAGGAAAGAGGGGGATGACTATTGGTTGGATGTTAAGATGGATGAAGTAACGGCATGA